A single window of Synechococcus sp. CBW1004 DNA harbors:
- the hflX gene encoding GTPase HflX: protein MRQGVLGGRTVGLRPSQRRQLERLCHRRHPSESLADLLTLQRLGEQARQLELPLSLVLDTRGLCRLLWVGDLDSSGRLRDRLSGSERRKAGELRLITCHGSGRHPQLQPGPSEALVALDLAPSLWLRYSHDADAGGRWPARLLRPGDGQTPWRAEADGDLADLCAQPADLPRSAAGPEPQADPAGVERVLLLCLSGADPGQTRREIAELEGLVRSAGGEPVGVVEQKRRPQAAAATIWGEGKLREAALEARRLRADLVVTDRELTPVQSRNLERLLDLPVSDRSELILDIFAQRAASGAGRLQVELAQLRYRLPRLSGRGTSLSRQGGGIGTRGPGETQLEKDRRAISRRLERLQREVSRLGEHRSRLRQGRGGLPRVALVGYTNAGKSSLLNALTRAPASEAVLAEDKLFATLDPTTRRLTLLEEQQQPLRTLLVTDTVGFIRALPPQLVEAFRSTIEEALDADGLLLVVDLADPAWPEQLRTVRSILADLGSREPQLVIGNQIDRCPAGELERARSLEPGMLFVSATADLGLQSLRQRLLQWPLQAPQGDTATIVAGSAS, encoded by the coding sequence ATGAGGCAGGGGGTGCTGGGCGGCCGCACGGTGGGGCTGCGCCCCTCGCAGCGGCGGCAGCTGGAGCGGCTCTGCCACCGGCGCCATCCATCCGAGAGCCTTGCCGATCTGCTCACCCTGCAACGGCTGGGTGAGCAGGCGCGGCAGCTGGAGCTGCCGCTCAGCCTGGTTCTGGATACGCGCGGCCTGTGCCGACTGCTCTGGGTGGGGGATCTCGACAGTTCCGGACGGCTCCGGGATCGGCTCAGCGGCAGCGAACGGCGCAAGGCCGGCGAGCTGCGCCTGATCACCTGCCACGGCAGCGGCCGCCATCCCCAGCTGCAGCCGGGTCCCAGCGAGGCGCTGGTGGCGCTCGATCTGGCCCCCAGCCTGTGGCTGCGCTACAGCCACGACGCGGACGCTGGCGGGCGATGGCCTGCGCGGCTGCTGCGTCCGGGTGATGGCCAGACGCCCTGGCGGGCCGAGGCCGATGGAGACCTGGCCGATCTCTGCGCGCAACCGGCGGACCTGCCCCGGAGCGCAGCCGGCCCGGAGCCCCAGGCCGATCCGGCCGGCGTGGAGCGGGTGCTGCTGCTCTGCCTCAGCGGCGCCGACCCGGGGCAGACGCGGCGGGAGATCGCGGAGCTGGAGGGACTGGTGCGCAGCGCCGGCGGCGAACCGGTGGGCGTGGTCGAGCAGAAGCGCCGGCCTCAGGCGGCGGCCGCCACGATCTGGGGCGAAGGCAAGCTGCGCGAGGCCGCTCTGGAGGCACGGCGGCTGCGGGCGGATCTGGTGGTCACCGACCGGGAGCTGACGCCGGTGCAATCACGGAACCTGGAGCGGCTCCTGGATCTGCCGGTGAGTGACCGCAGCGAGCTCATCCTCGACATCTTTGCCCAGCGGGCAGCCAGTGGTGCCGGCCGCCTACAGGTGGAGCTCGCGCAGCTGCGCTACCGCCTGCCGCGGCTGAGCGGCCGAGGAACCAGCCTCTCGCGCCAGGGCGGCGGCATCGGCACCCGCGGTCCTGGCGAAACCCAGCTGGAGAAGGACCGGCGGGCGATCAGCCGCCGGCTGGAACGCCTGCAGCGGGAGGTGAGCCGCCTGGGGGAACACCGCAGCCGCCTGCGCCAGGGCCGCGGCGGCCTGCCGCGGGTGGCCCTGGTGGGCTACACGAACGCCGGCAAGAGCTCCCTGCTCAACGCCCTGACCAGAGCCCCTGCGTCGGAGGCGGTCCTGGCCGAGGACAAGCTGTTCGCCACCCTCGACCCGACCACCCGCCGGCTGACGCTGCTGGAAGAGCAGCAGCAGCCCCTGCGCACCCTCCTGGTCACGGACACGGTGGGCTTCATCCGCGCCCTGCCGCCCCAGCTGGTGGAAGCCTTCCGCTCCACGATCGAGGAGGCCCTCGACGCTGATGGGCTGCTGCTGGTGGTCGATCTGGCCGATCCGGCCTGGCCCGAGCAGCTGCGCACCGTCCGCAGCATCCTGGCGGACCTGGGCTCCCGGGAACCCCAGCTGGTGATCGGCAACCAGATCGACCGCTGCCCCGCGGGCGAACTGGAGCGGGCGCGCAGCCTCGAACCGGGCATGCTGTTCGTTTCGGCCACCGCCGATCTCGGCCTGCAGAGCCTGCGTCAACGCCTGCTGCAGTGGCCGTTGCAGGCTCCACAAGGCGACACTGCCACGATTGTGGCAGGATCGGCCAGCTGA
- a CDS encoding TrkA family potassium uptake protein produces the protein MSNARPTNQWWQWQGHARQARSFCVIGVGRFGSAVCRELVFHGAEVLALDQNQRAMDELLKLEPSIESRLLDCTDEEALRAAGALDVDTVVVAISEPIEASITATLIAKDAEGSRVQQVISRATSDLHEKMLLRVGADRVVFPSKMQGTRLGLELMRPNLLERLRLDERNSIEEIKVPASFAGRSLRDLNLRKHFSVSVLAAGPANQLKVNPPATQILQEGELLVVMGSSKDLEELSNQ, from the coding sequence GTGTCGAACGCCCGCCCGACCAACCAGTGGTGGCAATGGCAGGGTCATGCCAGGCAGGCCCGCAGCTTCTGTGTGATCGGTGTCGGGCGCTTCGGCAGCGCCGTCTGCCGGGAGCTGGTGTTCCACGGCGCCGAAGTGCTGGCTCTCGACCAGAACCAGCGGGCGATGGACGAGCTGCTCAAGCTCGAACCCAGCATCGAATCACGCCTGCTGGATTGCACCGACGAGGAGGCCCTGCGTGCCGCCGGCGCCCTCGATGTCGACACGGTGGTCGTGGCGATCAGCGAGCCGATCGAGGCCAGCATCACCGCCACCCTGATCGCCAAGGATGCCGAGGGCAGCCGCGTGCAGCAGGTCATCTCCCGCGCCACCAGCGACCTGCACGAAAAGATGCTGCTGCGGGTCGGCGCCGACCGCGTCGTGTTTCCCTCCAAGATGCAGGGCACCCGGCTGGGCCTGGAGCTGATGCGTCCCAATCTCCTGGAGCGCCTGCGTCTTGATGAGCGCAACAGCATCGAGGAGATCAAGGTGCCGGCCAGCTTCGCCGGCCGCTCCCTGCGGGATCTGAACCTGCGCAAACATTTCAGCGTCAGCGTCCTGGCCGCCGGTCCTGCCAACCAGCTGAAGGTGAACCCACCCGCCACCCAGATCCTGCAGGAGGGAGAACTGCTGGTGGTGATGGGCAGCAGCAAGGACCTCGAAGAACTCTCCAATCAGTGA
- a CDS encoding ABC-F family ATP-binding cassette domain-containing protein encodes MLRLERIGKIYPTGEVLRDVTWEVRTGDRIGLVGVNGAGKSTQMRILAGLEEPSSGQVIREGSPRIAYLQQEFDVDPSRTVREELFQAFGEAAEVLRRQRQVEEEMGSERAADDPDHLDRLIEELGRLQSRFEALHGYELDARIDRLLPTLSFTPEGAEQLVASYSGGWQMRIALGKILLQEPDLLLLDEPTNHLDVETIQWLEDYLVGQTIPLVVISHDRAFLDRVCNQIVETERGVSRSYLGNYSQHLEQKELEREARQSAYERQQKELSTQQAYIDRFRASATRSTQAKSREKLLEKVERIEAPIESVAGPRFQFPPAPRCGRQVALIEDMTHAYGDRILFLGASLEVERGDRIAFVGPNGAGKSTLLRLLLGMEQPDEGIARLGEHHVVPGYFEQNQAEALDLDRRVIDTLFEAVPDWTQTQVRSLLGSLGFSNDSVFKDVGHLSGGEKARLALALMLVRPCNLLVLDEPTNHLDIPAKQMLEEALGAYDGAALLVSHDRYFIGRVANRIVEVRDGELILYRGDYAYYREKKREEADAAREAEEQRRREEQKQANRLKQQARTQARKAAAKAQAS; translated from the coding sequence GTGCTGCGCCTGGAACGCATCGGCAAGATCTACCCCACCGGGGAGGTGCTGCGCGACGTCACCTGGGAGGTGCGCACGGGGGATCGGATCGGCCTGGTGGGAGTCAACGGGGCGGGCAAATCCACCCAGATGCGCATCCTCGCGGGCCTGGAGGAACCCAGCAGTGGCCAGGTGATCCGCGAGGGCTCCCCCCGCATCGCCTATCTGCAGCAGGAGTTCGACGTCGATCCCAGCCGCACGGTGCGCGAAGAGCTGTTCCAGGCCTTCGGCGAGGCCGCCGAGGTGCTGCGCCGCCAGCGGCAGGTCGAGGAGGAGATGGGCAGCGAGCGGGCCGCCGACGATCCCGACCACCTCGACCGGCTGATCGAGGAGCTGGGCCGGCTGCAGAGCCGCTTTGAGGCCCTGCACGGCTACGAGCTCGACGCCCGCATCGACCGCCTGCTGCCGACGTTGTCGTTCACGCCGGAGGGAGCCGAGCAGCTGGTGGCGAGCTATTCGGGTGGCTGGCAGATGCGGATCGCCCTGGGCAAGATCCTGCTGCAGGAGCCCGATCTGCTGCTGCTCGACGAACCCACCAACCACCTGGATGTCGAGACGATCCAGTGGCTGGAGGACTATCTGGTCGGCCAGACGATCCCGCTGGTGGTGATCAGCCATGACCGCGCCTTCCTCGACCGCGTCTGCAACCAGATCGTGGAGACCGAGCGGGGCGTCTCGCGCAGCTATCTGGGCAACTACAGCCAGCACCTCGAGCAGAAGGAGCTCGAGCGCGAGGCGCGCCAGTCGGCCTACGAGCGCCAGCAGAAGGAGCTGAGCACGCAGCAGGCCTACATCGACCGCTTCCGCGCCAGCGCCACCCGCAGCACCCAGGCCAAGAGCCGCGAAAAGCTGCTGGAGAAGGTGGAGCGGATCGAGGCCCCGATCGAAAGCGTCGCCGGCCCGCGCTTCCAGTTCCCGCCCGCCCCGCGCTGCGGTCGCCAGGTGGCCCTGATCGAGGACATGACCCACGCCTACGGCGATCGCATCCTCTTCCTGGGGGCCAGCCTGGAGGTGGAGCGAGGCGATCGCATCGCCTTCGTGGGCCCGAACGGTGCCGGTAAATCCACTCTGCTGCGGCTGCTGCTGGGGATGGAGCAGCCCGACGAGGGGATCGCACGGCTGGGCGAGCATCACGTGGTGCCCGGCTACTTCGAGCAGAACCAGGCCGAGGCCCTCGACCTCGATCGCCGCGTGATCGACACCCTGTTTGAGGCGGTTCCGGACTGGACGCAGACCCAGGTGCGCTCGCTGCTGGGCAGCCTCGGCTTCAGCAATGACAGCGTCTTCAAGGATGTGGGCCATCTCTCGGGTGGCGAGAAGGCAAGGCTGGCCCTGGCCCTGATGCTGGTGCGCCCCTGCAATCTGCTGGTGCTCGATGAGCCCACCAACCACCTCGATATCCCGGCCAAACAGATGCTCGAAGAGGCGCTGGGTGCCTATGACGGCGCGGCGCTGCTGGTCTCCCACGACCGCTACTTCATTGGCCGGGTGGCCAACAGGATCGTCGAGGTGCGCGATGGCGAGCTGATCCTCTACCGCGGCGATTACGCCTATTACCGCGAGAAGAAGCGTGAGGAGGCCGATGCGGCGCGCGAGGCGGAAGAGCAGCGGCGCCGGGAGGAGCAGAAGCAGGCCAACCGGCTCAAACAACAGGCCCGCACGCAGGCCCGTAAGGCAGCGGCCAAAGCCCAGGCCTCCTGA
- a CDS encoding HAD-IA family hydrolase — translation MVGAEINRLDWPRPRALLLDAMGTLIGLRASVGTTYAAVAAEHGLQLDPVAVDQAFREVYRAAPPLAFPGLAGDALEQAERDWWSQRIAEVLRGVGEQEGGPAALHQQLFDLYADPQLWRVYDEVPEALARWRGQGLRLAVVSNFDQRLERLLEAFDLLRWLDGVILSSRAGAAKPSARPFQLALERLGLAPHQAWHVGDSPEDEAGARAAGLPCVLVRRP, via the coding sequence ATGGTCGGCGCGGAGATCAACCGGCTCGACTGGCCCCGGCCCAGAGCCCTGCTGCTCGATGCCATGGGCACCCTGATCGGCCTGCGGGCCTCGGTGGGCACCACCTACGCGGCGGTGGCGGCGGAGCACGGGTTGCAGCTCGATCCTGTCGCCGTGGATCAGGCCTTCCGAGAGGTCTACCGAGCCGCACCACCTCTGGCCTTCCCGGGCCTGGCCGGGGACGCGCTGGAGCAAGCCGAGCGCGACTGGTGGTCGCAGCGCATCGCCGAGGTGCTCCGCGGCGTCGGCGAGCAGGAGGGAGGCCCAGCCGCGCTGCATCAGCAGCTGTTCGATCTCTATGCCGACCCGCAGCTCTGGCGGGTCTACGACGAGGTGCCGGAGGCCCTGGCCCGGTGGCGCGGGCAGGGGCTGCGCCTAGCGGTGGTCAGCAACTTCGATCAGCGGCTGGAGCGCCTGCTGGAGGCCTTCGATCTGCTGCGCTGGCTGGATGGGGTGATCCTGTCCAGCCGGGCCGGGGCGGCCAAACCCTCAGCGCGCCCCTTCCAGCTCGCCCTCGAACGGCTCGGCCTGGCCCCTCATCAGGCCTGGCATGTCGGCGACAGCCCCGAGGACGAGGCCGGTGCCCGGGCGGCGGGGCTGCCCTGCGTGCTGGTGCGGCGCCCATGA
- a CDS encoding peroxiredoxin — protein sequence MALQLGDTVPDFTQDSQLGPINLYDFAGDSWVVLFSHPADYTPVCTTELGEVARLRPEWEKRNVKTIALSVDSAESHKGWICDINEIQKTTVDYPILADADKKVSDLYGMIHPNSLNNLTVRSVFIIDPNKKLRLQITYPASTGRNFNEILRVIDSLQLTDNHQVATPVNWRDGDDCVVVPSIPTEEARSKFPKGVTEVRPYLRMTPQPNR from the coding sequence ATGGCGCTGCAGCTTGGTGACACCGTCCCCGACTTCACCCAGGATTCCCAGCTCGGCCCGATCAACCTCTACGACTTCGCTGGTGACAGCTGGGTCGTGCTGTTCTCGCACCCTGCCGATTACACCCCCGTCTGCACCACCGAGCTGGGTGAGGTGGCACGCCTGCGTCCCGAGTGGGAGAAGCGCAATGTCAAGACGATCGCCCTGAGCGTCGATTCCGCCGAGAGCCACAAGGGCTGGATCTGCGACATCAACGAAATCCAGAAGACCACCGTCGACTACCCGATCCTCGCGGATGCCGACAAGAAGGTGAGCGATCTGTACGGGATGATCCATCCCAATTCGCTCAACAACCTCACTGTTCGCTCGGTGTTCATCATCGATCCGAATAAGAAGCTGCGGCTCCAGATCACCTATCCCGCCAGCACCGGCCGCAATTTCAATGAGATCCTGCGCGTCATCGATTCGCTGCAGCTCACCGACAACCACCAGGTCGCCACACCGGTGAACTGGAGGGACGGTGATGACTGCGTCGTGGTGCCCTCGATCCCCACCGAGGAAGCCCGCAGCAAGTTCCCCAAGGGGGTCACCGAGGTGCGGCCCTACCTGCGCATGACCCCCCAGCCCAACCGCTGA
- a CDS encoding anhydro-N-acetylmuramic acid kinase, with amino-acid sequence MRVLGLMSGTSADGVDAVLATFQGPVGRPRWRILASAAHPYPRDLRQRLIRAGQGEPLDAAAWLELAEAVTEAQAEAARLCDPEGLAELVGCHGQTVWHRPPSPRANGASWQLLLGPLLAERLGRPVVHDFRAADLALGGQGAPLVPATDAALLGGSGGWRALLNLGGIANLTLLPPAAGPDRLTAVRGWDCGPANTLLDLACQRFSQGKQSFDAGGAWAATGRVAEPLIERWLREPYFQQAAPKSTGRELFGAADLERRLRDLEEAAPGHSPADALASLTALSAAAVAQDLGRGILPVELLVAGGGARNATLMGELRRRCRGVRVRPLAELGIGDDQREALAFALLAWWHQRRHPGSLPSVTGASRAAVLGVRAEPTR; translated from the coding sequence ATGCGCGTGTTGGGTCTGATGAGCGGCACCAGCGCCGACGGCGTCGATGCGGTGCTGGCCACCTTCCAGGGACCGGTGGGACGCCCCCGCTGGCGGATTCTGGCCAGCGCCGCCCATCCCTACCCTCGCGATCTGCGCCAGCGGCTGATCCGGGCCGGGCAGGGTGAGCCGCTCGATGCGGCCGCCTGGCTGGAACTCGCTGAGGCCGTCACCGAGGCCCAGGCGGAGGCAGCACGGCTCTGCGACCCGGAAGGCCTGGCGGAGCTGGTGGGCTGCCACGGGCAGACGGTCTGGCACCGGCCCCCCAGCCCCCGGGCAAACGGGGCCAGCTGGCAGCTGTTGCTCGGGCCACTGTTGGCCGAGCGCCTCGGCCGCCCCGTGGTCCACGACTTCCGCGCCGCCGATCTGGCTCTGGGTGGCCAGGGAGCCCCCCTGGTGCCCGCCACCGACGCGGCACTGCTGGGGGGGAGCGGTGGCTGGCGCGCCCTGCTCAACCTGGGGGGCATCGCCAACCTCACCCTGCTGCCGCCGGCCGCCGGCCCCGATCGCCTGACCGCGGTGCGCGGCTGGGACTGCGGACCGGCCAACACCCTGCTGGACCTGGCCTGCCAGCGCTTCAGCCAGGGAAAACAGAGCTTCGATGCCGGCGGCGCCTGGGCGGCCACGGGCCGGGTCGCCGAGCCGCTGATCGAGCGCTGGCTGAGGGAGCCCTACTTCCAGCAGGCCGCTCCCAAGTCCACCGGCCGCGAACTGTTCGGCGCGGCAGACCTGGAGCGCCGACTACGGGATCTGGAGGAGGCCGCGCCCGGCCACAGCCCGGCCGATGCCCTCGCCAGCCTCACCGCCCTGAGCGCGGCGGCCGTGGCCCAGGATCTGGGTCGCGGCATTCTGCCGGTGGAGCTGCTGGTGGCAGGCGGTGGCGCCCGCAACGCCACCTTGATGGGCGAGCTGCGCCGGCGGTGCCGCGGCGTGCGGGTGCGGCCCCTGGCGGAGCTGGGCATCGGCGACGATCAGCGGGAAGCCCTCGCCTTCGCCCTGCTGGCCTGGTGGCACCAGCGCCGCCATCCCGGCTCGCTGCCCTCGGTGACCGGAGCCAGCCGGGCCGCGGTGCTGGGCGTGCGGGCTGAACCGACGCGCTGA
- a CDS encoding NAD(P)/FAD-dependent oxidoreductase: MEGASDIGPEGLSDPTWEADSAAQAVVIVGGGFGGLYTALALSQRPEHPPILLIEPNEHFLFLPLLYELLSRELRRWEIAPRYDALLAGRGIAHLRDRVEAIDTDRRQVHTQGGQTIRYGRLVIASGATTTTFGVPGAERHCQGFRTLADVERLQKLLGNLARHPRPLQRLAVVGAGATGVELACKLADLADGSAVIELIEQGPELLPQSRSFNREQAALALQRRDVRLRTHTAVVAVEADRLRLHRTDAAAASAAPTPPPEEELVVAAVIWTAGLAFRPPAITPAPPQDARGRLRCEPTLQLEGRPEVFVIGDLAAPGGLDGPLPSSAQVAFQQAPLLAANLLRSLAQEPLEPFRWNDLGEMLSLGRGEASLCGAGVTLAGRAAFRLRQLAYLSRMPGLSHTLRVAAGWLADWR; the protein is encoded by the coding sequence ATGGAAGGTGCCTCCGACATCGGCCCCGAGGGCCTGAGCGATCCAACCTGGGAGGCGGACAGCGCGGCACAGGCCGTCGTCATCGTCGGCGGCGGCTTCGGAGGCCTCTACACCGCCCTGGCGCTGTCCCAGCGGCCCGAGCACCCGCCGATCCTCCTGATCGAGCCCAACGAACACTTTCTGTTTCTGCCGCTGCTGTACGAACTGCTGAGCCGTGAGCTGCGGCGGTGGGAGATCGCTCCGCGCTACGACGCGCTGCTGGCCGGCCGCGGCATCGCCCACCTCCGCGATCGCGTCGAAGCCATCGACACCGACCGACGGCAGGTCCACACCCAGGGCGGCCAGACGATTCGCTACGGACGGCTGGTCATCGCCAGCGGCGCGACCACCACCACCTTCGGGGTTCCGGGCGCGGAGCGCCATTGCCAGGGCTTCCGCACGCTCGCCGATGTGGAGCGGCTGCAGAAGCTGCTGGGCAATCTGGCGCGCCATCCCAGGCCGCTCCAGCGCCTTGCCGTGGTCGGCGCCGGCGCCACGGGCGTGGAGCTGGCTTGCAAACTGGCGGATCTGGCCGACGGCAGCGCCGTGATCGAGCTGATCGAACAGGGTCCGGAGCTCCTCCCGCAGAGCCGCTCCTTCAACCGCGAGCAGGCCGCGCTGGCTCTGCAGCGTCGCGATGTCCGCCTGCGCACACACACCGCAGTGGTGGCGGTCGAGGCAGACCGACTGCGCCTGCACCGGACCGATGCGGCGGCGGCCAGCGCTGCCCCGACGCCCCCGCCGGAGGAGGAACTGGTGGTGGCCGCGGTGATCTGGACGGCGGGACTGGCCTTCCGCCCACCGGCGATCACGCCCGCCCCACCGCAGGACGCACGGGGCCGCCTGCGCTGCGAGCCCACCCTGCAGCTGGAGGGACGTCCCGAGGTGTTCGTGATCGGCGACCTGGCCGCGCCGGGCGGCCTGGACGGTCCCTTGCCCAGCTCCGCCCAGGTGGCCTTCCAGCAGGCGCCTCTGCTGGCGGCGAACCTGCTGCGCTCCCTGGCGCAGGAGCCCCTGGAGCCCTTCCGCTGGAACGACCTGGGGGAGATGCTCTCGCTCGGGCGCGGCGAGGCGAGCCTCTGCGGCGCCGGCGTCACCCTGGCGGGGCGGGCGGCCTTCCGGTTGCGGCAGCTCGCCTATCTGAGCCGCATGCCTGGCCTCAGCCACACGCTGCGGGTGGCCGCCGGCTGGCTGGCGGACTGGCGCTGA